In Pecten maximus unplaced genomic scaffold, xPecMax1.1, whole genome shotgun sequence, one DNA window encodes the following:
- the LOC117319282 gene encoding midasin-like has protein sequence MNKIHQEATVDKSWGQKGSPWEFNLRDLFRWCDLLCHNQVKDLYERIFPDSLPFYVPSRQVTISNSVIQAGHSFLCREEFVSRETTRSLYLLHHLLERMEAVMKCVQMNWMPILVGPQSCGKTSLVQLLSSLTGHHLHVLAMNCSMDTTELLGRFEEADIQNHVEKLV, from the exons ATCCATCAAGAAGCCACAGTCGACAAGAGCTGGGGTCAGAAAGGCAGTCCCTGGGAGTTCAACCTGCGTGATCTGTTTCGATGGTGTGATCTTCTCTGTCACAATCAG GTGAAGGATCTGTACGAGAGGATATTTCCTGATAGTCTGCCATTTTATGTGCCCAGTAGACAAGTAACCATTTCCAACAGTGTAATACAGGCAGGACACTCATTTCTCTGCCGTGAAGAGTttgtgtcaagggagacaactcggTCACTGTACCTCCTTCACCACCTCCTGGAGCGTATGGAAGCAGTGATGAAGTGCGTCCAGATGAACTGGATGCCCATTCTT GTGGGGCCTCAGTCCTGTGGTAAGACCAGCTTGGTCCAGCTACTGTCCAGTTTGACCGGCCATCACCTACATGTTCTAGCAATGAACTGTTCCATGGACACCACAGAACTACTGGGCAGATTTGAAGAG